In one Solanum lycopersicum chromosome 11, SLM_r2.1 genomic region, the following are encoded:
- the LOC101265503 gene encoding uncharacterized protein encodes MADPWPFVAWGMDVIGLIEPKTSNGHRFILVAIDYLTKWVEAITFKAVTKKAVADFFHSNIICRFGIARAIITYNAANLNRYRTTVRTSIGATLYLLAYGIKAVIPAEVEIPSLRIIVEAEIEDTEWQRVARAYNKKVNPGHFEVGQLVLKCVLPHQEEAKGKFAQNWQGPYLIKEVLSKGALHLTDVEGKTMSIIVNADSAKRYYI; translated from the exons ATGGCTGATCCTTGGCCCTTTGTTGCATGGGGAATGGATGTAATCGGACTAATTGAGCCAAAAACCTCTAATGGACATCGATTCATTTTGGTTGCAATTGATTACTTAACCAAATGGGTGGAGGCAATAACTTTCAAAGCAGTCACTAAGAAGGCGGTCGCggatttttttcattcaaacaTTATTTGTCGATTTGGTATCGCAAGAGCTATCATCACATATAATGCTGCAAACCTCAATA GATATCGCACAACAGTGCGTACCTCGATTGGTGCAACTCTTTATTTGCTGGCTTATGGAATTAAGGCTGTGATTCCAGCAGAAGTTGAAATTCCATCTCTTCGAATTATTGTCGAGGCTGAAATTGAAGATACTGAATGG CAAAGGGTGGCTCGTGCATACAACAAAAAGGTGAACCCAGGACACTTTGAAGTAGGTCAATTGGTCTTAAAGTGCGTTCTCCCCCACCAAGAAGAAGCCAAGGGAAAGTTTGCCCAAAATTGGCAAGGTCCATATCTTATCAAGGAAGTATTGTCCAAAGGAGCTCTGCACCTTACTGATGTGGAAGGAAAAACCATGAGCATAATTGTTAATGCAGATTCAGCCAAAAGATACTACATCTAA